GAGGACTGCTTCTCCATCGCCGCGGAGGTGGACGCCGACGTGGTGGTCCATCCGGGCTACTTTGCCTGGGCGGCCGACAGGGAGAGGGCGAAGAGGCAGTTTGCCCGTTCCCTTGCCCACCTCTCCGCGGCGGCAGAAGAGCGGTCTGTCAGGTATGCGGTGGAGAATATGGCCTGGGAATTTTTCTTCCTCCAGACTCCGGACGAACTCCCCCTCCCCGACGGCGCGGGCTTTGCCCTCGACGTCGGCCACGCCCATATCATGGGATGTCTTCCCGCGTTCCTGCAGGTGCCGATCGATCATATCCACATCCATGACAATGACGGGACAGCGGACACCCACTCGGCGATCGGGTCGGGCACCATCGATTTCGCCGCGGTGATGGCGACGGTCGGACAGAACGGCATCACGCCTGTGATCGAGGTCGAGGGCATTGACGCGGTGAGATCAAGTATTTCTGCAATACGTCCCTATTTGTGAGGCATATGTCCCGAATATACTTTTTTTATTATTTGATCTCGCATCTGGAACTATCAACACTTTTTTATACCGGATATACTCTATATTGTAATGCATCCGTGCCTCAGTGGCTCAGCTGGTAGAGCGTGTCCTTGGTAAGGACAAGGTCCCGAGTTCAAATCTCGGCTGAGGCTTAAAGGATCTGTTTTCTTAACCCCTTTCCCGAAACTGCTTGATTTTTGAAAAGTATATCTTTGTAGAATCAGGCATGAACCCCTGGCTCACGCATACGTGATGAAAATTTCTCGTT
The nucleotide sequence above comes from Methanofollis sp.. Encoded proteins:
- a CDS encoding sugar phosphate isomerase/epimerase: MYGVSTYALHSLPLPAALEQIAELTDYVEVMDDGCHYIESAEPLLSYDLRYSIHAPSRSVNIASTLEPIREASVRVIEDCFSIAAEVDADVVVHPGYFAWAADRERAKRQFARSLAHLSAAAEERSVRYAVENMAWEFFFLQTPDELPLPDGAGFALDVGHAHIMGCLPAFLQVPIDHIHIHDNDGTADTHSAIGSGTIDFAAVMATVGQNGITPVIEVEGIDAVRSSISAIRPYL